ATGATCGACCGCGCCGCATCGGGGCGAACCGTGTTCTTGTCGAGTCACCAGATTAGCGAAGTCGAGCGAGTCGCGGACACGATCGCCATTCTGCATGAGGGCAAGCTCCGCGTTGTTGCGCCGCTGATCGAGCTCAAGCAGTCGATGACTGAGTTGACCGTCAGTCTGGACGACCCACTGGTAGCGATACCGTCAATCGACGAGCCAGCCGAAGTGATGTGTGATGAATTGCTTGGCCGGCAACGGCGTATGGTCGTGCGAAATTTCACACCGGAGATGCATGCGAGGTTGGCCTCGGCGACGGGTGTGGTCAGTGTGCATGAACGCCCTCTATCGCTCGAGGAGATTTTCATCGCATGTACAAAGGGCTCTCTTTCTCGTCCCCAGGGTGACTCGGACCCAGCCGCAGTCACGCCGCAGGCAGCCGCGATGGAGGTCACGATATGAACGCAATCTCATCTCCTCTGCGTGGCTTGGTTTGGAAAGAGACGCGCCAGATTGTTCCCTTGGTGCTAATGTTATTGGCAGTTGCGCTGTGCTTGATCACGCTGTGGTCGATCCTGGATGCGCCTCAAACGATTGCCCAGTTTGGTCACTACATCCCGCTGCTGCTACCAGCACTCTTTGCCGCTGGCGCGGGCGCCATTCTCGTCGGCCAAGAAAAAGAAACACGCACGATGCTGTGGTGCTCAACGCTGCCCATATCACCGGTGACGATCGTCGGCGTGAAATTCGTCGTGGCGCTGGTCGGCCTGTTGTTGATGTGGTTTTGCTGCGCGTTCATCGGCATCTTGATTGGTGACAATCGACTGCCTGGGAACGAGGGAGGAGTGGCGAATACGTTGTATTGGTTCGCCCATAGTCTCTTCATCTTGTGCTGTGGCTTTTACACGGCGTGGCGGATGAAAAGCACCTTTCCCAGCCTCGTTGCCTTAGTACCGTTGGCAGCTCTACCCTACGTGGCGACATCTCTGTACTTCGGTCTGTTTGTCGAGGACCGCTACATTTCGCTGCAAGAGGCCGCCTGGTTGTTAACCACGACATCGGCGATTGGCTGCGTCGTGATGGGGTGGCTCGCTTACCGAGCGGGAATTCACGCTCTGTCGCCAGCGACTCCCGAGCTTGAGGAGAGCGGCGCACGCCATTGGCTGGCTGCGTGGCGTCCCGCCAACTCCTTGCCGGTTCCGGAGACTCCCTTTCGCTATCCGCTCAGCTCGTTGGTATGGCAATCGATTCATCACAATCGCATGACGTTGGCGGTCCTCGTGATCCTGATTTTATTGGGCTGCACGGCCTTTGGAAGCATTGGCAGTGAACAGCACACCCGCCTGTGGGAGAACGTGTTGGCACTCGCGATCGTCGTCGGTGCGATCGCAACCTCTTGGCTGGGCGTGTTTGTGTTCCACGGTGACGGTAGCGCGAACCGTTTGCGGTTTCTCGCCGATCGCGGCGTTTCGCCAACACGGGTTTGGATAGGTCGCCATCTGATCGGCGTCAGTGCGATCTCTCTAGGCATGGTCGCATTTTTGATTTCGTCCTGCTTTTCGCTGCGAAACTCGCGTCTCGAGTATGGCTATTTTGCCCCCTCGATGGCGATGGTCGGCTGTGTTTTGTGGATCATCTACGTCGTGTCGCAAGCGACGAGTCAATGGATTCGGATTCTCGCTGCCTCCGCGTTTATCGCTCCCGTTCTCGCCGGTGTTGCTGTGGTTTGGCTCTGTGGGGCGGCGACCATGTATGACGCACCATTTTGGCTGGTGTCGCTGTGTAGTCTACTGCCGATGTTGGCGACGTGGATGATGATGCGGCGGTTCATGGACGACGCAGCCAAGTGGCCGATTTGGTTATGCGGCGCGGTGACCACCCTCCTCTTTTTATCGCTGCCGGTCGTGCCTTTTGTGATCGACGTGGCCGCCTTCCCCGGGATCTCGCCTGCCGCCAAGGCCGCGCTAATTGCCAGGACTCGGGCCGTTCCAAATCCTGGGGATTTTCAACCCATGATGAGCACTATTTCACCACTTCAGAAACTGCAAGTCGTGCAACCCCAAGACGATGTCGCCATTACGGAAATTGTCCGATCCCAAGGCTTTCTTCCTCAGGACTATCTGTCGATCGGCGATCTGGATGCTGACACACACGTCCCGCTGCATGCCGATCTCGGCATTCTCGCCCAATCAATTGAGTATGCCGAGTATTTCAGGTATCTCGTCATGCAAAACTCGGAGGATGCGGACGCCGTCGAAGGATTTGGAAAATGGATCGATGCGTTGTCCGTGATGGCGTCACGATTGCGAATGAGTGCGCGTTGGTACGATCAAGAAGTAGCCGATCAGGTCGAGATGTGGTTGACACAGACTTTGTCGCGTGAAGAACTCCAGCCACTCCGATCACGCGATTTTTCGCAGCGGGCAATCGCAGTCATTTCAGATCAGGAGAATCGGAATGCGGCCCGGCGGCGTGCGGTGCTGCTGAGTTTTCGTGACTTTGAGTCAAACCGAGCCGACGAAGAACGCGACGATTCCCTGGGAGGATTCCGCGAATATGAGATGTTCCAGTGGGTTCCACAACAGAAGCGGCACTGGATCTATGATCGCTTGATTGATCGGTTAGCTGTCGACGCCCTGGAGCTGATCGATGCAGGGGAAAGCGGCCAGGACACATTGTCGATCCGCCGGAAACTACACGACTTGATGGTTGCACCCACCACTCCATTCGACCAGGGGCCCTACGGCGCTCACCAGAACCAGATCCAACCGTCCTTTGGATATGGGGCAACTCGTTATCCCGCATCGACCTGGTATGACGCGTGGGAAGGCCAAGCGAAACAACTGGGAAATTAAATGATTCGACATCAATCGGCACGCCGCGACGAGCACGAATCGTCGAACAATCTCGACTCGGTCAAACAAGTGACCCTCTTCATTTCCGCGAGTAATTGAAATGGCAAATCCCCACCTCTCGCCAAGCCGGCGTAGCGAAACGAGCTATTTGGCGCTAGTTATCGTCCCACTGATCATCGTCATCGGCCTGCTGATGTTTGGGTTAGTTCAAGAATGGTCGGCTCGTCGCTATGTCAACGCAGAGTTGGCGACGCTCCGCGCAGCAGGGCAGCCACTCGACAAGGCAGCATTGATTGCGGAACTCAACGGGCCCCCAGTGCAGCCTAGCGACGCGACCTGGGAGGACCTCAACGACGTGATCGTGTTTCTTGAATACAAGTACCGCGAGGCATTTCGACTCCTGAATCCTTCCGGGGAGCTGGTGCCAGCGGGACGTGATTGGCCTGCGGAGGGACTTGCTGAAGACTACCACCGGGAAGCGGCTCCGCTGATCGAGCGGATTCGCGAACTACTCTCCAGTGCAGACATGCCGCCTCCTCCCAGCGGTGCGTACGCAAGTAGGAGTCTGTATGGAATACCAGCCTGGAATGGCGATGATTTGTTGTTCCGTGAGTTTGCCTACGCCTACCATCGTGGCGACAGCGAACTCGCTATCGAGCTGATCGAACTATATGTCAACTTCTACCGGCGTATCATGGGCGTCGAGAAGATGGGCCCGCCCCAAGAATTGATCCATCGCTCGCTCGAAAGCGATTTCTGGCAAGCGGACGATCTGCGTCGACTACGGAAACTGTTAAACGATCGCGTTGATGGAGAGAAATCATGGCACGCCGTGCTCGACCGAGAGCTCGTGGAGTTGCTTGAGGACGTGCGCATGGTTAATGAGGGGGATGAGGTTGGCTCCGACGTGCTGCCCTTTGGCGTGCCATCCACTCGCGTTGCCTCGCTCCTGCGCTCCTACGCCGATCTGGAAAAACTGCAGGGCGCAGGGACTCGCCAGCACGTGCAGTCCGTCAGCGCCATTGATGCTCGGAATAATCGTGAACGAGGCAGGGCAGCGGTCGAGAGTCTTGCCGCAGTGCCATGGTCTACTTTCGATTTCAACACTCATTTCCGCCGCATGGAAGGAAACGCAGCCAGCATTGCGACGCAGCTCATGAGCCAGCGGCGGTTGCTGGTAGCGATCGCTATCAAGCAGTTTCAATTGCAGGCAGGACGCTGGCCAACATCTCTCTCCGAACTTGCGACCGTCGGCCTGACGTCACGCGACTGGGAGATGGTTGATGGAATCGATTTCGGTTACCGCGTCGATGCTGACGGCGAAACGGCTCGCGTGTGGCGTTTCACGCAACCCTACGACGGCGTGTCGCCAGACCTGTTCGACAAAGGCTTCCGTTTTCCACCCTTGCCGCCCAGCGACATGGTCTTGAATAAATCGGCAATCCAGGATGCTGAAACAGAGATTCGCTAGGGATTGTTAACGCTTCTGTTTTGGTTTGCAGTGCAAGTTGGGAGTTTAGGGTGGGAGTTTAGGGTGGGAGTTTAGGGTGGGAGTTTAGGTTTCGCGTTTAGGTTTCGAGTCTCGGAGAGACTCGGCTACTCAGGGAAGCATTTGTGAGCTGCAGACGCACCTTGATCGGCGTATACTGCAGCTTTCCCTTCGCGCCCTCTCTCTCTGCTTCACACCGCCATGGTCACACCGCCCCCTCGCGAAACTGCTCCCAGCGAACTTCCGTCCGATGATCTTGCGTCCGCTCAACAGTTGATCGCAAGCGTCAACGAAGTGAAGGACCAAGTGAGCCGAATCGTGGTCGGACAGAGCGAGGTTGTCGAGCAATTGCTGATTGCAATTCTGGCCCGCGGGCACTGCTTGCTCGAGGGCGTGCCCGGCCTGGCAAAAACACTGATGGTGCGAACCCTGGCTTCGTCGATGAGCCTGGACTTTCGTCGTATCCAATTCACTCCCGATCTGATGCCGGGGGACATCACGGGGACTGACATCATTCAGGAAGATCACGAGACGGGGCGTCGCGAAATGATCTTTCGCAAAGGGCCGATCTTCACGCAGATGCTACTTGCCGATGAGATCAACCGCACGCCGCCCAAGACGCAAGCGGCATTACTCGAAGCGATGCAGGAACACGAAGTGACCGCGGGCGGGCACACCTATCGCTTGTCCGAACCGTTCTTCGTCTTGGCGACGCAGAATCCGATCGAACAGGAGGGCACCTATCCCTTGCCCGAAGCTCAGCGTGATCGGTTTCTGTTTCATGTCGTCGTGGCCTACCCGAGCCGTGACGAAGAAGTCGAGATAGTGGACCGTACGACATCGGGTGAGCTTCCCGACGTCAAGCATGTGATCAGTGGTGAAGATATCGTGCGGTTTCAAGCACTCGTCCGCCGGGTCCCGCTACCCGACCACGTCAAGCATTGGGTCATCGACCTGGTCCGCGACGCACGGCCAGGCGAAACGGATGCTAAGCCTTGGGTGCGGGAGTGGATTCAGTGGGGGCCCGGACCGCGGGCGAGTCAGCAATTGGTGCTCGCATCCAAAGCTCGGGCGTTGTTGCAGGGCCGCACCCACGTATCCATGGACGATGTTCAGGCTCTCGCACTGCCCGTACTGCGGCACCGGATCGTACCAACTTTCGCCGCCGAAGCCGATGGAATCTCCGTCGCTGATTTAGTCGCGCGCTTAGTCAAAGAACACCGGGTACCCGAAGCAAGTTTGTTGTAATCCAGCGGCAGAGCCCGTTACCCGCTGTGAGTAGCCGAGTCTCTCCGAGACTCGGAGTTTTCTTACCGAGACTCGGAGTTTTCTCTCCGAGACGCGGAGTTCTTAAAGGCGGAACTCGCAAAGAAATCACCAAGCCGCTGCATTACTCGCCGCAAACCGATTGACCTCACGGTCTGCTGATGCAATCGATCCGCCATCAGATTTCCATCTTGAAATTAATTTTACTTTCTCGGCATCACGCGATGGAAATGCAAATAAACCTCTCGATCAACGACTCGGCGCACGCCCTCGACCAAACACTTCGGTTCGTTGTCGCGTTCGCCTTCAGCAATGATCTTTTCGATTGGCGTGCCGGGGGCGACGGAGAAAGTGCGTTGGTTGATCGTTTGGTTGCCCGCGTCGAGTTCGGGGATGATGAAGTGACACGTCGCGCCAAAAGTCAGCATGCGGGCGTTATTGGCGTCATGGTATGGTCGGAAACCCGGAAACCCTGGCAGCAGGCCGTGGTGCAGATTGATGATCCGGCCGCCCGCAAATTGCCAACAGACGTCGGCGGGAAGAACTCGCATGTAGCGGGCCAGGATTAAATAATCGACCTCGAATTCGTCGAGCGTTCGAATCAGTGCGTCGTTATCCGCCCCGCCCTGGTCATCGCCGATCATGCGGAATTCCGAATGAAATTCTTCGGCCAGCGAGGCCAGTTTCTTTCGATTCGAAATCACCACAGGCACGTCTGCCGCGATTGTTCCCTCTGCCACAGCTTGCAGAATCGCGCGCGGCGTGTCTTCGACGTACGTACATGCCACGGCGAGTCGCGGCCGTGCCGACGAGCGTACATCGGGACTCCATACGCGGATGGAAAGCCCCGTGTGCTCTCCGATTTGACGCATCTCGGCCTGCAGCTGCGACAGCGACACCTGACCCTTGGCCACGGACATCTCGTCAAACTGTATACGACACAACATCGCGAACAGTGACTGTTCGTCGTGATCGTACATCTGAATCTCGGCGATCCGCGCCCCGCGGCCGGTGAGATGGTGAATGATCGGGTCAGCCAATCCGGTGTGATCGGGACCGAGAGCGGTGATGACGACTTCCATGGGCGGGGGCAGGGGCGGGGGTGGGGGGAAAGAGGGAGGGTGCGGGCATTTTTGAATTCTAGCTCAAATCTGCCGGTACAGCGGAGCGCGGTCTCGTATTGGCCGGCAATTGCGCTATCATGAGAGGAATCGACTCGGCGTATCCAGACCATTCTTCTCCGCGGCATCATTCGGTGATGATCCAAATGGCAAAATCAACAGCAAAACTAGATTCCTCACCCGCCACGGTGCGGCAGCGGATTCGGCGCCGGAGTGATCTGCCCAAGGGTGAAAGTCTCTGTGATCACTGCACCGCCAAATGCTGCCACTATTTCGCGTTGCCGATCGATGAACCGGTCTCGCGAAAAGATTTTGATTTTATTCGTTGGTACCTACTCCATGATCGAGCCAGCGTGTTTGTCGATGAGGAGACCTGGTACCTACTGGTCCATACCACATGCAAGCATTTGCAGGCGGACAACCGTTGCGGAATCTATGAGACCCGCCCGCAGATTTGCCGCGAATACACGACAGACGATTGTGAGTTTGATGACGACTGGTGTTACGAACGATACTTTGAGACCCCCGAGCAGATCGATGAGTACGCGGACGCACTGTTTGGTCCTCAGTTCGAACAGGTGGGACTCCGCAAGCAGGATATGATCCGCAGTCGTCGCCCCACCGGTCTACCGGTCGTGTGAGTGCCCCTTGTAACCGGACCGTTCCGTCGGTCCAGGTTCCTACGAAATATTCCCTTAATAACGCCGCGATCGGTCGATCAAGAAATCAAGATGGCTACTACACCGAGGACGTCGACGCACGAGGGTCAAACCCCGTCCGCTCGCGAAATACTTGCTCAGGTGTGGGGATTCGACGACTTCCGACCGATGCAGGACGAAGCCGTCAACGACGTGATTGCCGGCCGTGACAGCGTCGTGGTGTTGCCCACTGGCGGCGGAAAGTCACTCTGCTACCAAGTCCCGGCATTGGTTCGTGAGGGGATGGCCGTCGTCGTCTCACCGCTGATCTCGTTGATGAAAGACCAGGTCGATGCGTTGGTGAGTAACGGTGTCGCGGCGGCCCTGGTCAACAGCACTCAAAGCGACGAGCAAAAGCGTGAAACCGCCGCCCGAATCCGCAGCGGAGAAATTCGGTTGCTCTATCTCGCTCCCGAGCGGCTACTGACCAACCGCACTCTTGATTTCCTAACCACGATCCCGATTTCATTTTTCGCGATCGATGAAGCTCACTGCGTCAGCAATTGGGGACACGATTTTCGTCCAGAGTACCGCGGTTTGCGAATCTTGAAACAGCGGTTTCCACATGCTTCCGTTCACGCCTTCACGGCCACGGCATCGGAGCGGGTGCGTGAGGATATTGCCGGGCAATTGGAACTCCGCGATCCGCATATCTTAGTCGGCAGCTTCGATCGCCCCAACTTGACCTACCGCATGCTCCGTCGTGACAACGCGCTGAGGCAGATCATGAGCGTCGTCGAACAGCATCCCGGTGAGTCCGGGATCGTGTACTGCATCACGCGGAAGGAAGTCGAACAGACCTCGGCAGCGCTTGCTGCCGAGGGCGTCTCGGTCCGCCCCTACCATGCCGGACTCGACGATCTGACACGACATGGAAATCAGGAAGCATTCATACGTGAGCAGGTGGACGTGATCGTAGCTACGGTTGCGTTCGGGATGGGCATTGACAAATCGAATGTGCGGTTCGTCGTTCATGCGGGCATGCCCAAATCGATCGAGCACTACCAGCAAGAGAGTGGACGAGCGGGACGAGACGGCTTACCGTCACAGTGCACTCTCCTGTACAACGGTGGTGATCTGATGACGTGGAAACGCATCCTTGAAATGGGTGATCGATCCAACTTTGACGAGGCCATGGCGAACGTAAACTCAATGGCTGCCTTGTGCTCGGGCGTTCAGTGCCGTCATGCCGCCATCGTCAACTATTTCGGTCAAGAATTCGATGTTGAGAACTGCAATGCCTGCGATGTCTGTCTGGGCGAGCTCGACATGGTGGAGGATCCGATCACCCTCGCGCAAAAAATTCTCTCCAACGTCGTGCGACTGCAGGAGCGGTTTGGGGTGGCCTACAACGTCAAGGTACTGACGGGATCACGAGATCAGAAAATCACCAGTGCCGGGCACGATCAACTCAGCACCCATAATCTGCTCGGCAACGAGTCGACGGCCAACGTCCGGACCTGGATCGAACAATTGATCTCCCAAGGGTTTCTCGAGCGAACGGGCGAGTTCAACGTCTTGCGATTGACACCGCCGGGCCGCGACCTATTGCGACGCCAGGGAACGGTGACCTTGACTCGCGCAGCCCCCGCTTCCGCTGGCCGCCCCTCAGCACGCTCAACAGCGGACTCGTGGGAGGGTGTCGATCGTGGCTTGTTCGATTTGCTCCGCGCAAAACGAAGTGAGTTGGCCACCGAGCAAAACGTACCCGCCTATATTGTCTTCGGCGACGCTGTCCTTCGCGATCTCGCCCGGCTGCGCCCCACATCGCTCGCAGGTCTCGCGCAAATTCGCGGTATTGGTGAACGCAAACTGAAGGAGTATGGCGAGATTTTTCTCAACGAGATCGATGCGTATTGCCAACAGCACGAGGTGCCGCGGGACATGGTCATCCCACAGGACCACTCGCTTGCTGCCCCAGCGGCTGCCAAGCCGAAAAGCATGAAGGGCGCTATTGCTCAACGCGAGGCGGATGCCTGCTTTGCACAAGGTCAATCAATCGAAGCCGTCGCAGCAAAGATGGGACGAGCTCAGTCGACTGTGCGAGGTTATTTGAACAATTATATCCGCGACGCCAACATCACCGACCCATCGCCATGGGTTTCCACGCAGAAGACGACGGCAATCGAAGCGGCCATTCACGCGAGCGAGGATGGCCGGCTCAAGCCAATATTTGAAGCCGTCGAAGCTGACCAGACGATTCGCGAGCCAGTCGGCTACGACGACATCCGCATCGTGGTGAGCTGTTGGCAGAACCGATCGGATCGGTGAAAAATCCACCCCGCGATGCCTGGGGCTGGTTCAGTCTTACCCCGTGGCCATACAGCCGGTTCTCAGACCCGGAGGGGATTGCTGCGACTGTCCAGGCCAATGCACGGATTACTTTGTTGAGCTCGCAGGCGGAGGGAGACCGATGTCGACGGTTCGTTGGATTGCGGGTACGTTTTCACGACGTAGATTGTCGCTCCCAGGGCCGCGCCGCCAGTGATGATCCATTAATCTATGTTTTCATCTCATATTTACTCAATCGCACCAGTCATGTTTGCACTCTGTAACGAAACTTTCCGCGACACGCCGCTTTCCGATGCAGTCCGCTTGACGGCCGACCTTGGCTATACCGGCTGGGAAGTCGCTCCCTTCATGCTGGCCGATCACGTTGATGCGATCGGACGGGAGCAGCGGGCTGAGTATCGCAAGACCGTCGAGGACGCGGGTCTGAAGATCATCGGTCTGCACTGGTTGCTCGCCGGCACGCAGGGCTTGCATTTGACGACACAGGATGCGTCGGTGCGACAAAACACAGCGGACTATCTGAAGAGTTTGGCCCGGTTGTGCGGGGACTTGGGGGGAAACCTGATGGTGCTCGGTTCGCCACAGCAGCGCAACCGCACCGAAGGGCAAACGCCTGAACTCGCGATGGCGAATGCAGCCGAGGTACTGCGGCAAGTCGTCCCCACCTTGCATGAGCAAAACGTGCGGATTGCTGTCGAGCCGCTTGGTCCCGAAGAAGGTGATTTCCTCAATACTGCCGACGAAGCCTGCGAACTGATCGATGCGGTCGGCGACCCCAGCATCGGATTGCATCTTGACGTCAAGGCCATGAGCACCGAAGCGGAGCCAATCGAGCAGGTCATCCGTCAGCACGCCGACCGGATGATCCACTTTCACGCCAACGACCCCAACCGCCTGGGGCCAGGAATGGGCGACGTCAAATTTGAACCAATCCTGCAAGCACTGCGTGACGTGAACTACGATGGCTGGATCAGCGTCGAAGTGTTCGACTATTCACCTGGGGCTGAAACGCTGGCGAGAGAAAGTATCCGCAACCTGCGGGCAGCAAGTTAATTCCTGGTCAAGTCCCACGCGTCGAACCACGTCGTGTCGGTCGGTTGCATGTCGAATTTTGCCTCGAGTCGCTCAGCCATGTCCACGAGGTGGCCCGCGCCGTAAAAAACGGCGACCGAATTGGCACCCTCGTCAAGTTCTTCTTTCAAAATTTGAAATGCTTTTCGATTACGGCCTTTGATAATCGTATTTTCACCGTTGGCGTCGCTGACGCCGGCGGTCACCAATTCGATATCCAAGAGTTGAGACGCCATGGCCTGTTTAAGCATCTTAGCGCGATCTTTGCTGAAGAATGCCATGATGAGGTCGACGTCGCCGCCTTTGGCTTGGGTTGCCATCCCTGCTCCCATCATCCGGGCGACCATTTTCCAAACACTGTCGCCCCGTCGCTCAAGGTCTTTGACGAATTCATCGGGGCTCATATCCGCATGGCGAAAATTTTCAGCCATATAATCGATTTTTTCGAGCTGATATTCAAGATGAAGCATATCCTTCATCCCGCTTTGCATTGACGAGAGCAGCGAACGACGCTGCTGCAAATCTTCAGGGCGGATGCGTGTTCCGTCGGGAGCCACCAGTTCGTAGAGCACCTTGTCGTAGCTGCTAAGTTGCTCTTTGAGCGCCTGGTAATACTCTGCTTGGC
The window above is part of the Allorhodopirellula heiligendammensis genome. Proteins encoded here:
- a CDS encoding YkgJ family cysteine cluster protein, whose product is MAKSTAKLDSSPATVRQRIRRRSDLPKGESLCDHCTAKCCHYFALPIDEPVSRKDFDFIRWYLLHDRASVFVDEETWYLLVHTTCKHLQADNRCGIYETRPQICREYTTDDCEFDDDWCYERYFETPEQIDEYADALFGPQFEQVGLRKQDMIRSRRPTGLPVV
- a CDS encoding formyltransferase family protein, whose translation is MEVVITALGPDHTGLADPIIHHLTGRGARIAEIQMYDHDEQSLFAMLCRIQFDEMSVAKGQVSLSQLQAEMRQIGEHTGLSIRVWSPDVRSSARPRLAVACTYVEDTPRAILQAVAEGTIAADVPVVISNRKKLASLAEEFHSEFRMIGDDQGGADNDALIRTLDEFEVDYLILARYMRVLPADVCWQFAGGRIINLHHGLLPGFPGFRPYHDANNARMLTFGATCHFIIPELDAGNQTINQRTFSVAPGTPIEKIIAEGERDNEPKCLVEGVRRVVDREVYLHFHRVMPRK
- a CDS encoding TraB/GumN family protein, with amino-acid sequence MAQDNVAPPVPAEQSAAASEESDGPLEAGPDSPATDGDEADASQYVRIKRDADGTPVALQTAIVHFEGKPDTAYEGQSVDLVGVIHVGQAEYYQALKEQLSSYDKVLYELVAPDGTRIRPEDLQQRRSLLSSMQSGMKDMLHLEYQLEKIDYMAENFRHADMSPDEFVKDLERRGDSVWKMVARMMGAGMATQAKGGDVDLIMAFFSKDRAKMLKQAMASQLLDIELVTAGVSDANGENTIIKGRNRKAFQILKEELDEGANSVAVFYGAGHLVDMAERLEAKFDMQPTDTTWFDAWDLTRN
- a CDS encoding sugar phosphate isomerase/epimerase family protein yields the protein MFALCNETFRDTPLSDAVRLTADLGYTGWEVAPFMLADHVDAIGREQRAEYRKTVEDAGLKIIGLHWLLAGTQGLHLTTQDASVRQNTADYLKSLARLCGDLGGNLMVLGSPQQRNRTEGQTPELAMANAAEVLRQVVPTLHEQNVRIAVEPLGPEEGDFLNTADEACELIDAVGDPSIGLHLDVKAMSTEAEPIEQVIRQHADRMIHFHANDPNRLGPGMGDVKFEPILQALRDVNYDGWISVEVFDYSPGAETLARESIRNLRAAS
- the recQ gene encoding DNA helicase RecQ, with protein sequence MATTPRTSTHEGQTPSAREILAQVWGFDDFRPMQDEAVNDVIAGRDSVVVLPTGGGKSLCYQVPALVREGMAVVVSPLISLMKDQVDALVSNGVAAALVNSTQSDEQKRETAARIRSGEIRLLYLAPERLLTNRTLDFLTTIPISFFAIDEAHCVSNWGHDFRPEYRGLRILKQRFPHASVHAFTATASERVREDIAGQLELRDPHILVGSFDRPNLTYRMLRRDNALRQIMSVVEQHPGESGIVYCITRKEVEQTSAALAAEGVSVRPYHAGLDDLTRHGNQEAFIREQVDVIVATVAFGMGIDKSNVRFVVHAGMPKSIEHYQQESGRAGRDGLPSQCTLLYNGGDLMTWKRILEMGDRSNFDEAMANVNSMAALCSGVQCRHAAIVNYFGQEFDVENCNACDVCLGELDMVEDPITLAQKILSNVVRLQERFGVAYNVKVLTGSRDQKITSAGHDQLSTHNLLGNESTANVRTWIEQLISQGFLERTGEFNVLRLTPPGRDLLRRQGTVTLTRAAPASAGRPSARSTADSWEGVDRGLFDLLRAKRSELATEQNVPAYIVFGDAVLRDLARLRPTSLAGLAQIRGIGERKLKEYGEIFLNEIDAYCQQHEVPRDMVIPQDHSLAAPAAAKPKSMKGAIAQREADACFAQGQSIEAVAAKMGRAQSTVRGYLNNYIRDANITDPSPWVSTQKTTAIEAAIHASEDGRLKPIFEAVEADQTIREPVGYDDIRIVVSCWQNRSDR
- a CDS encoding AAA family ATPase, with the protein product MVTPPPRETAPSELPSDDLASAQQLIASVNEVKDQVSRIVVGQSEVVEQLLIAILARGHCLLEGVPGLAKTLMVRTLASSMSLDFRRIQFTPDLMPGDITGTDIIQEDHETGRREMIFRKGPIFTQMLLADEINRTPPKTQAALLEAMQEHEVTAGGHTYRLSEPFFVLATQNPIEQEGTYPLPEAQRDRFLFHVVVAYPSRDEEVEIVDRTTSGELPDVKHVISGEDIVRFQALVRRVPLPDHVKHWVIDLVRDARPGETDAKPWVREWIQWGPGPRASQQLVLASKARALLQGRTHVSMDDVQALALPVLRHRIVPTFAAEADGISVADLVARLVKEHRVPEASLL